A genomic window from Bdellovibrionales bacterium includes:
- the purF gene encoding amidophosphoribosyltransferase, producing the protein MQSWREECAVFGIWNHPEASRLSYLGLYALQHRGQEASGILSLHEKLHIEHKGFGLVADVFSEESLDRLKGNSAIGHNRYSTTGENERFNIQPLKANLMTGPVALAHNGNIVNSAEIRNELKSNGSIFQGTNDTEILLHLIARNRSTDLIECLTQELPKLDGAFSCVMLSHDKMIGMRDPNGFRPLVLGKLKHDAGVAWVLASETCAFDLIGAEYVREIEPGEIFWCDEKGAYTTHFKTVENKTPCVFEHVYFARPDSRVFGRSVYEARKELGRVLARECPIEADIVIPVPDSGVPAALGYSQESGIPFELGIIRNHYVGRTFIEPKQSIRNFGVKIKLNPQIEILKGKRVIVVDDSIVRGTTSKKIVGLVRAFGAKEVHLRIAAPPTVSPCYYGVDTPQKSDLIAANNNIEQIREFVGADTLGYTSHEGLIKAAQSETTKTFCSACFSGKYPTGLYSCPREGIVTSSTVK; encoded by the coding sequence TTGCAGTCTTGGCGTGAAGAATGTGCCGTCTTTGGAATTTGGAATCATCCGGAAGCGAGCCGCTTGTCGTATCTCGGTCTCTATGCGCTTCAGCATCGCGGCCAAGAGGCTTCGGGGATTTTAAGTCTTCATGAAAAGCTGCATATTGAACATAAAGGCTTCGGTCTTGTGGCCGATGTGTTTAGTGAAGAGAGTTTGGATCGTCTTAAAGGGAATTCCGCCATTGGCCATAATCGGTACTCGACCACCGGCGAGAATGAGCGCTTTAACATTCAGCCTCTCAAAGCCAACTTGATGACCGGCCCTGTGGCCTTAGCCCACAACGGAAATATTGTGAACAGTGCCGAGATTCGTAACGAACTCAAGTCGAACGGAAGTATCTTCCAGGGGACCAACGATACCGAAATATTATTGCACTTGATCGCGCGCAATCGCAGCACCGATTTGATCGAATGCCTCACGCAGGAGCTTCCCAAGTTAGATGGTGCGTTTAGTTGTGTGATGCTCTCTCATGATAAGATGATCGGTATGCGCGATCCCAATGGCTTTCGCCCGCTGGTGTTGGGGAAACTCAAGCACGACGCCGGGGTGGCTTGGGTTCTGGCTTCGGAAACCTGTGCTTTTGATTTGATTGGCGCCGAGTATGTGCGCGAGATCGAACCCGGTGAAATCTTCTGGTGCGACGAAAAAGGCGCTTACACCACTCACTTTAAAACGGTGGAAAATAAAACGCCGTGTGTGTTTGAGCACGTCTACTTTGCTCGTCCAGATTCTCGAGTCTTTGGGCGTAGTGTTTACGAGGCTCGTAAAGAGCTCGGTCGTGTGCTCGCTCGTGAGTGTCCGATTGAAGCCGACATCGTTATTCCGGTTCCAGATAGCGGTGTGCCGGCCGCCTTGGGATATTCTCAAGAGAGCGGAATTCCATTTGAACTCGGGATTATTCGTAACCATTACGTCGGACGAACCTTCATCGAGCCGAAGCAAAGTATCCGAAACTTTGGTGTTAAAATTAAATTAAATCCTCAGATCGAGATTCTTAAAGGAAAGCGCGTGATCGTGGTGGATGATTCCATCGTTCGCGGAACCACGAGTAAAAAGATCGTGGGTCTTGTTCGTGCTTTTGGCGCCAAGGAAGTTCATTTAAGAATTGCCGCTCCACCAACAGTGAGTCCGTGCTACTACGGTGTAGATACTCCGCAAAAATCAGATCTCATTGCGGCGAACAATAATATCGAGCAGATTCGGGAATTTGTCGGAGCGGACACATTGGGTTACACGTCTCACGAGGGCTTGATCAAAGCCGCTCAGAGCGAAACCACAAAAACATTTTGCTCGGCCTGTTTTTCAGGAAAATATCCCACCGGCCTCTACTCCTGCCCCCGCGAGGGCATCGTCACTTCATCCACGGTAAAGTAA
- a CDS encoding FtsX-like permease family protein: MKIFKYIFAEIKNNHRFSLLFVLNVALGLSGYVAIDGFQNSIDHTLEQKSRDVLGADLALSARREITEAEKNIVKSLAQTEVQSTETIELFTMVSKATKENSSRLTQLVAIEDVYPFYGKIIFKSGEHSAAELNTGLVAWVYPEILSQFKISEGDPIRIGSETFKIIGTVENDSAAGIGTNMAPRVYIGHKNIESTQLLLPGTIATRSTLFKIPGKSDDELEQLRKNVFEKTPDGDLRVTTHKNSSEQVGRLLSYLNDFLGLTSLIGLFLAAMGGRYLSQGYFRSKQRDIAILISLGMTVRQALGIYTGLLIILGVISAVISLAVATLILPLLISSLSGLFPFELTFVLQSRTLLISFILGTTGSLLLCFPQLYQITQVSPALLFSRQTFEHRRSLVEILLFTIPAAILFYALTILVSHSYQVSHIFLASFVASALFLYGLSYGFMKIVAWKIQSRPTSLALFWGLRDLTRLKASTVSSFVAMGLGVLLLNVIPQIQYSIQQEIEDPNTSVLPSLFLFDIQEDQVDALKGILRNNSLDPDQVSPMIRARLTEVNDKPFDKGKGEVQGTREEENEMRFRNRGFNLSYRSGLTPSETLLEGHEFTPEFTVAKNSGDDGLAQISMEYRFAERLSLKIGDTLTFDIQSIPVKGRIVNLRKVKWTTFQPNFFIVFQPGFLEGAPKTFLATLPHLTPEKKTELQNQIVETLPNVSMVDVTQLVQRLKGIIDQMSLALTLMAYVCLLVGLLVLYSIAHNNALARRWDIGLLKSMGSAQKTISLSFLWNYGAIAFLASIFGMLMSFVTSYVFAWQLLDKSWAFSWTQPVAIFAIVLISAVSVTYWSIRSAMNVSASELLSGN, translated from the coding sequence GTGAAAATCTTTAAGTACATTTTTGCCGAAATCAAAAACAATCATCGCTTTTCGCTGTTGTTTGTCCTGAACGTTGCCCTGGGACTCTCGGGCTACGTCGCCATTGATGGATTTCAAAATTCCATTGATCATACTCTCGAGCAAAAATCGCGAGATGTTTTGGGGGCGGATTTAGCGCTCTCGGCCCGTCGCGAGATCACCGAAGCCGAAAAAAATATCGTGAAATCCTTGGCGCAAACAGAAGTTCAATCCACCGAGACTATCGAACTGTTCACCATGGTTTCGAAGGCCACAAAAGAAAACTCCAGTCGCCTCACTCAACTGGTGGCCATCGAAGACGTTTATCCCTTTTATGGTAAAATTATTTTTAAGTCCGGAGAGCATTCCGCCGCGGAATTAAATACAGGATTAGTGGCTTGGGTTTATCCAGAAATTCTAAGTCAGTTCAAAATTTCCGAAGGAGATCCCATTCGGATCGGGAGCGAAACCTTCAAGATTATAGGCACGGTCGAAAATGACTCCGCCGCCGGAATCGGCACCAACATGGCTCCCCGTGTTTACATCGGTCATAAAAATATCGAGAGCACCCAACTGCTACTCCCGGGCACTATCGCCACTCGCAGCACCCTCTTTAAAATTCCAGGAAAGTCCGACGACGAGCTGGAACAATTGCGAAAAAATGTTTTCGAGAAAACGCCAGACGGAGACTTGCGAGTCACGACTCACAAAAACTCAAGTGAACAGGTGGGACGTCTGCTGTCTTATCTCAACGATTTTTTGGGACTCACGTCTCTCATCGGTTTATTCTTGGCGGCCATGGGTGGCCGCTATCTTTCTCAAGGGTATTTCCGGTCCAAACAACGAGACATCGCCATTCTTATCAGTCTCGGCATGACGGTGCGCCAAGCTTTAGGCATCTATACCGGTCTACTGATTATTCTCGGGGTGATCTCGGCGGTGATTTCTCTGGCCGTGGCCACTCTTATCTTACCCCTTTTGATATCCTCCCTGTCGGGACTTTTCCCCTTCGAATTGACCTTTGTGCTCCAATCCCGAACGTTACTGATCAGTTTTATTCTGGGAACCACCGGCAGTTTACTCTTATGCTTTCCACAACTTTATCAAATCACCCAGGTCTCCCCCGCCCTGCTTTTTTCAAGACAGACGTTTGAGCATCGACGCTCCTTAGTTGAAATTTTACTCTTTACGATCCCCGCCGCCATCCTGTTTTATGCGCTCACGATTCTCGTCTCCCACTCCTATCAAGTGTCCCATATTTTCTTGGCGTCCTTTGTGGCCTCGGCGCTTTTTCTATACGGGCTGTCCTATGGTTTTATGAAAATCGTGGCGTGGAAGATTCAATCTCGTCCGACCTCTTTGGCTCTATTTTGGGGCTTGCGAGATCTCACCCGCCTCAAAGCATCGACCGTGTCGTCATTTGTGGCCATGGGCCTTGGTGTGCTTTTACTCAATGTCATTCCGCAAATTCAATATTCGATTCAACAAGAGATCGAGGATCCCAACACCTCGGTTCTCCCCAGCCTCTTTCTATTTGATATTCAGGAGGATCAAGTCGACGCGCTCAAAGGTATCCTTCGCAACAACTCGCTAGATCCCGATCAAGTTTCTCCAATGATTCGGGCTCGCCTCACCGAAGTGAACGACAAGCCCTTTGATAAAGGCAAAGGAGAAGTTCAAGGCACCCGTGAGGAGGAAAACGAAATGCGTTTTCGCAATCGCGGCTTTAATCTCTCTTATCGCTCAGGCTTAACACCGTCCGAAACTCTTCTCGAAGGACATGAATTTACCCCTGAATTTACCGTCGCCAAAAACAGCGGCGACGACGGCCTCGCGCAAATTTCCATGGAGTATCGCTTTGCCGAACGGCTCTCGCTCAAGATCGGAGATACTCTCACCTTTGACATTCAAAGCATTCCCGTCAAAGGACGCATCGTGAATCTTCGCAAGGTCAAATGGACGACATTTCAACCGAACTTTTTTATTGTTTTTCAGCCAGGATTTCTCGAGGGCGCCCCAAAAACATTCTTAGCGACACTTCCCCATCTGACCCCCGAGAAAAAAACCGAACTCCAAAATCAAATTGTCGAGACACTCCCCAACGTCTCCATGGTCGACGTCACTCAATTGGTGCAAAGACTCAAAGGAATTATTGATCAAATGAGCTTAGCACTCACACTGATGGCCTACGTTTGCCTCTTAGTTGGCTTGTTGGTTCTCTACTCCATCGCTCACAACAATGCCTTGGCTCGACGCTGGGACATCGGACTGCTTAAATCCATGGGCTCCGCCCAAAAAACCATCAGCCTCAGTTTCCTTTGGAATTACGGAGCCATCGCCTTTTTGGCGAGCATTTTTGGAATGCTAATGAGCTTCGTCACGAGCTACGTCTTCGCGTGGCAACTTTTAGATAAGTCGTGGGCCTTTAGCTGGACCCAACCGGTCGCCATATTTGCCATCGTTCTGATCTCAGCGGTGAGCGTGACGTATTGGTCGATTCGCTCGGCCATGAATGTTTCGGCTTCGGAGCTCCTCAGCGGCAACTAA
- a CDS encoding ABC transporter ATP-binding protein, whose protein sequence is MILNAENLQKKYQQGETTVVALAGVDLQLQPGETVAIVGASGSGKTTLLSLIAGLDLPSEGSVSINKKNLSQLSPPELAAVRAKDIGIIFQQFHLTPHLTALENVCLPLEILKDPNPIDKAKAALDSVGLGHRQHHLPSQLSGGESQRVAMARALVKEPMLILADEPSGSLDYQTGVKVMDLLFDLVEKRKSTLLLVTHDSELAKRCQRQMHLQQGRFL, encoded by the coding sequence ATGATATTAAATGCCGAAAATTTACAGAAAAAGTACCAGCAAGGAGAAACGACGGTGGTCGCCCTCGCTGGAGTCGATCTTCAACTGCAGCCCGGAGAAACGGTGGCCATCGTTGGCGCATCGGGAAGTGGAAAAACCACGCTGCTGTCTTTAATCGCAGGCCTCGATTTGCCCAGCGAGGGATCGGTTTCGATCAATAAAAAAAATCTCTCTCAACTCTCTCCCCCCGAACTCGCCGCCGTGCGCGCCAAGGACATCGGCATAATTTTTCAACAGTTCCATCTGACGCCACACCTCACAGCTCTTGAAAACGTTTGCTTACCGTTAGAGATTCTTAAAGACCCAAACCCCATCGATAAGGCGAAAGCCGCTCTGGATTCCGTGGGGTTGGGGCATCGCCAACATCATCTGCCGTCTCAGCTGAGCGGTGGGGAAAGCCAGCGCGTGGCCATGGCTCGCGCCTTAGTGAAAGAGCCCATGTTGATTCTCGCGGATGAACCCAGCGGAAGCCTCGACTATCAGACAGGAGTTAAAGTGATGGATTTACTTTTCGACCTCGTCGAAAAGCGAAAATCCACTTTACTATTAGTCACTCACGACTCTGAACTCGCCAAACGTTGCCAGAGACAGATGCATTTGCAGCAGGGCCGCTTTCTGTGA
- a CDS encoding arylesterase: MKIFITALSLLLLPLSTIAATKTIVALGDSLTEGYGIAMEKAYPAILEQKLKTAKKDVKVINAGSSGSTSASAESRLLWQLKSKPDILILALGANDGLRGLPPKSTYENLAKAIELAQKNKLKVILTGMMMPQNYGDDYRKQYAATFTDLAQKYKVTLMPFLLEGVAMKKELNLADGIHPNEKGHEVIAERMLPIVQKEL, encoded by the coding sequence ATGAAAATCTTTATCACAGCCCTCAGCCTTCTGTTGCTCCCACTATCCACGATAGCCGCCACAAAAACTATTGTCGCTCTCGGAGACTCCCTCACCGAAGGCTACGGAATTGCGATGGAGAAGGCCTACCCGGCGATCCTGGAGCAAAAATTAAAAACTGCAAAAAAAGATGTCAAAGTGATCAATGCGGGAAGCAGTGGTTCCACCTCCGCGAGCGCAGAGTCTCGTCTGCTTTGGCAGCTCAAATCGAAGCCCGATATTTTAATTCTCGCACTCGGGGCCAATGATGGCTTGCGGGGTCTTCCACCCAAAAGCACCTACGAAAATTTAGCAAAAGCAATCGAGCTCGCTCAAAAAAATAAACTGAAAGTCATCCTCACGGGAATGATGATGCCGCAAAATTACGGGGACGATTATCGCAAGCAGTACGCCGCCACGTTCACCGACTTGGCTCAAAAATATAAAGTGACACTGATGCCGTTTCTTCTAGAAGGCGTCGCCATGAAGAAGGAATTAAATTTAGCCGACGGAATCCATCCCAACGAAAAAGGTCACGAAGTGATAGCCGAGCGCATGCTTCCCATCGTGCAAAAAGAATTATGA
- a CDS encoding S1 family peptidase, with protein MRRLSLLVLISLSVFNFACSKQKTSPTLQFETREEALKVLNGDQVRCENADCPEAVGALYIMHKINPTGRGYTYQMGLCSGTLVSPNQVLTNRHCFDDIASEGEDLRARGVDLQMKFPAVNGKGFFAVRGRRILKMSKKGSRSMTPDWALVELDSPVPRKPSDMASLAFNDEIQVQQPPVQVFPVYFDKSVKPIFGLVKSVSCQLKSNDNFSIFSFTGDSAIFNIEQCSEPIVKGNSGSGLFLKENAKLLGVVAMTGGTVAYGTMASCVPSLSENSRSCYFSEDEAYGRVANSMSFASATYRSQVMDLARTLDRSKFSAFRWQDEALSTRLQNIQPEWTSPWQSLSAYLEQKNADRLRRQFAISILRVYFPNIPSCVVESAILPRMSLPVVKINWTFVYGYEGSRTVWRDWKEVTHPDGSSNFHTTRWDRQDLKIETVETQTKKESAFVSFEGEMNNSLEPLKKFRIRLPVCK; from the coding sequence ATGCGTCGACTTTCCCTATTGGTCTTAATAAGCCTGAGTGTCTTCAATTTTGCTTGTTCTAAGCAAAAAACGTCACCCACTTTACAATTCGAAACTCGCGAAGAGGCCCTCAAGGTTCTCAATGGGGATCAAGTTCGTTGCGAGAATGCAGATTGCCCAGAGGCCGTTGGTGCGCTGTACATTATGCATAAGATAAATCCCACAGGTCGCGGATATACTTACCAGATGGGTCTTTGTTCGGGCACTTTGGTGAGTCCCAATCAAGTTCTCACCAATCGACATTGTTTCGATGATATCGCATCCGAGGGCGAAGATTTGCGGGCACGGGGGGTGGATTTGCAGATGAAGTTCCCCGCCGTCAATGGAAAGGGATTTTTCGCGGTTCGAGGTCGGCGCATCCTCAAAATGTCAAAGAAAGGGAGTCGAAGCATGACGCCGGATTGGGCGCTCGTGGAGCTCGATTCTCCTGTTCCTCGTAAGCCCTCCGACATGGCCTCGCTTGCTTTTAATGATGAAATTCAAGTTCAGCAGCCTCCGGTGCAAGTTTTTCCAGTATATTTCGATAAAAGCGTAAAGCCTATCTTTGGCCTCGTAAAATCAGTGAGTTGTCAGCTGAAGTCCAACGACAACTTTAGTATCTTTTCGTTTACTGGGGACAGTGCCATCTTTAATATCGAGCAGTGTTCGGAGCCTATCGTGAAGGGAAATTCCGGGTCTGGATTATTTCTTAAGGAAAACGCAAAGCTTCTTGGTGTTGTCGCGATGACGGGCGGAACTGTCGCCTATGGAACCATGGCCTCTTGCGTACCGTCTCTTTCTGAAAATTCAAGATCCTGTTATTTTTCGGAGGATGAAGCCTACGGACGCGTGGCCAACTCGATGAGTTTTGCGTCGGCCACCTATCGCTCTCAAGTGATGGATCTGGCGCGAACTTTAGATCGTTCTAAATTTTCCGCGTTTCGATGGCAAGACGAGGCATTATCGACACGCCTCCAAAATATTCAACCCGAATGGACTAGCCCATGGCAATCGTTGTCGGCTTATTTAGAGCAAAAGAATGCAGATCGACTGCGACGCCAGTTTGCGATTTCAATTTTACGAGTCTATTTTCCCAATATTCCGTCCTGCGTGGTCGAATCCGCAATTCTTCCCCGGATGAGTTTGCCTGTTGTTAAAATCAATTGGACTTTCGTGTATGGTTACGAGGGCTCTCGAACCGTTTGGAGAGATTGGAAAGAGGTCACTCACCCCGACGGATCATCGAATTTTCATACGACGCGCTGGGATCGTCAGGATCTCAAAATAGAAACCGTCGAGACGCAAACAAAAAAAGAATCGGCTTTTGTGAGCTTCGAAGGAGAGATGAACAATTCCTTGGAGCCGTTGAAAAAATTTAGAATTCGACTTCCCGTTTGTAAATAA
- a CDS encoding mechanosensitive ion channel family protein, with protein MNLSFLENELDPQVAEILIRIGKVLIVLLVGFLISRILNFWILLVYRNSVDRQRLFILQKLSKYSLAIVTALLVLKIFGVDFKSIFVAAGVLSIALGFAAQTSVSNLISGLFLIFEKPFIVGDFIEVAENKGEVLSIDLLSMRIKTTNNLLVRVPNESVMKSTVINYSHFPIRRYDLIFAVSYKEDLEKIRRIVMDIVENNPYCLDAPDPVFTVEKMADYFLDIKVGVWGESKNILNLQTTFCQDMRSAFIRNNVELPQRSLRLEMNPFATPPTNTQVPP; from the coding sequence ATGAATTTAAGTTTTCTCGAGAACGAATTAGATCCACAGGTCGCAGAAATTCTGATTCGCATAGGTAAAGTCTTGATCGTCCTGTTGGTTGGGTTTTTGATCAGCCGAATTCTTAACTTTTGGATCCTGTTAGTGTATCGAAATTCGGTGGATCGCCAGCGTCTGTTTATTTTGCAAAAGCTTTCCAAATACTCATTAGCGATCGTTACAGCTTTGCTGGTTTTAAAAATCTTTGGCGTGGATTTTAAATCGATCTTTGTGGCGGCGGGAGTATTATCGATTGCTCTCGGTTTTGCGGCGCAAACGTCGGTGTCGAATTTGATCAGTGGTTTGTTTTTAATTTTCGAAAAGCCCTTCATCGTTGGAGATTTTATTGAAGTGGCCGAGAACAAGGGTGAGGTCCTGAGTATCGACTTGCTGTCCATGCGGATAAAGACCACCAATAATCTATTGGTGCGCGTACCGAACGAGTCGGTGATGAAGTCCACGGTGATTAATTATAGCCACTTCCCCATTCGTCGATATGATTTGATTTTTGCCGTATCGTACAAAGAAGATCTGGAAAAAATCCGCCGAATCGTCATGGACATCGTCGAGAACAATCCCTACTGCTTAGATGCTCCCGATCCCGTCTTCACGGTCGAAAAAATGGCCGATTACTTCCTCGATATCAAAGTGGGAGTGTGGGGCGAAAGTAAAAACATTCTCAACCTGCAAACCACTTTCTGCCAAGATATGCGCAGCGCCTTCATCCGCAACAACGTAGAGCTCCCGCAAAGATCCCTGCGCCTCGAGATGAACCCCTTTGCCACACCTCCTACAAACACGCAGGTTCCGCCGTAG
- a CDS encoding HNH endonuclease, protein MNLKILAKEELMSQFKLHVANERKITAEVIKYIAEIDRRRLYLENSCTSLFDFLVKQMGYSPGAAMRRIDAARLIHELPEVLEKIETGALTLSQATQVQKASRELKKVKKSDLTTQDKRQLFKDIENTNQRESDRIIAATLDLPIPKVEKEILHKNNSVTLTITFTPEQMELLEKTQNMIAHTRASTTWADTIFYLAKKELDRRTRVRTPAPRQSAKTENPSTAVAAVKSALPRNRYIPQKIRKTLLHPNALCSHTDEDGRPCNSQRFLQIDHINNWSRGGSNTPDNLQVLCGVHNRLKYQRGR, encoded by the coding sequence ATGAATTTAAAAATTCTCGCCAAAGAAGAACTGATGTCTCAATTTAAACTTCACGTGGCCAATGAACGCAAAATCACTGCCGAGGTCATCAAGTACATCGCGGAAATCGACCGTCGACGGCTGTATCTTGAAAACAGCTGCACCAGCCTCTTCGACTTTCTCGTCAAACAAATGGGCTACAGCCCTGGAGCCGCCATGCGAAGAATCGATGCCGCGAGACTCATCCATGAATTACCCGAAGTCCTCGAAAAAATCGAGACTGGAGCATTGACTCTGTCCCAAGCCACTCAAGTGCAAAAAGCATCGCGGGAGCTAAAAAAAGTCAAAAAGTCAGACCTCACAACCCAAGATAAACGGCAACTATTTAAGGATATAGAGAATACCAATCAACGGGAATCCGATCGCATTATTGCTGCAACGTTGGATCTGCCCATCCCTAAGGTTGAAAAAGAAATACTTCACAAAAATAACTCCGTCACCCTCACCATCACGTTTACGCCTGAGCAGATGGAGCTTTTAGAAAAAACTCAAAATATGATCGCACACACCAGGGCCAGCACAACTTGGGCTGACACTATCTTTTACTTGGCAAAAAAGGAGCTCGATCGCCGCACGCGCGTCCGAACGCCCGCTCCTCGACAGAGCGCGAAAACTGAAAACCCCTCCACTGCCGTAGCGGCAGTAAAAAGTGCGCTCCCTCGAAACCGCTACATCCCTCAAAAGATAAGAAAAACTCTTTTACATCCCAACGCTCTTTGTAGTCACACAGACGAAGATGGGCGCCCCTGCAACAGTCAGAGATTTTTGCAAATTGATCACATTAATAATTGGAGTCGAGGAGGATCCAACACTCCCGATAACTTACAAGTGCTCTGCGGTGTGCACAACCGACTAAAATATCAGCGAGGTCGATAG
- a CDS encoding RsmB/NOP family class I SAM-dependent RNA methyltransferase, giving the protein MGKNLEKSPKLQDRAAYEEHYQKIYGDRWPALYQALAAPTHHVARFNAFFPWEHPEQTFEHWKSSADKSRFGLGDKYPHLDHALEVDENFNLNDFTTPLLPFYKMDPASILAAQALQVQPGDRVLDMCAAPGGKTLVLIEAMGAEGQMIANELSPQRRFRMMSVIKRYVPESLRSRVDIRGVDGNMFGLKMKESFDRILLDAPCSGDRGLVQKSSELEGWTSKRPKNFAVRQYSLLASAFAAVKSGGRIVYSTCAIAREENDGVIEKLMKKKEGEFNIVRKEWPMGTPTDHGHIVLPDVDKAGPIFFSIIEKN; this is encoded by the coding sequence GTGGGTAAAAACTTGGAGAAATCTCCGAAGCTGCAAGACCGAGCCGCCTACGAAGAGCATTATCAAAAGATCTACGGGGATCGTTGGCCAGCACTTTATCAAGCTCTGGCCGCGCCCACTCATCACGTGGCACGCTTTAATGCGTTTTTTCCGTGGGAACACCCCGAACAAACTTTTGAACACTGGAAATCCTCTGCCGACAAATCCCGTTTTGGCCTCGGAGACAAGTACCCTCATCTGGACCACGCCTTAGAGGTGGATGAAAACTTTAATCTCAACGATTTTACAACTCCCCTTCTGCCCTTCTACAAAATGGATCCGGCCTCGATCCTGGCCGCGCAAGCCCTGCAAGTTCAGCCCGGCGATCGTGTGCTGGACATGTGCGCGGCTCCCGGTGGAAAAACCCTGGTGCTGATCGAAGCGATGGGTGCCGAAGGTCAGATGATCGCCAACGAACTATCTCCCCAGCGACGCTTTCGAATGATGTCGGTCATCAAGCGGTATGTTCCTGAATCTCTTCGCTCGCGGGTGGATATTCGTGGTGTCGATGGAAATATGTTTGGTTTAAAAATGAAGGAGAGCTTCGATCGCATTCTCCTGGATGCTCCCTGCTCCGGCGATCGGGGGCTCGTGCAAAAATCCTCAGAGCTTGAGGGCTGGACGTCGAAGCGTCCTAAAAACTTTGCAGTTCGACAGTACTCGCTACTGGCTTCGGCCTTTGCCGCCGTGAAGAGTGGCGGACGTATAGTTTACAGCACCTGCGCCATCGCCCGCGAAGAGAACGACGGCGTGATTGAAAAACTCATGAAGAAAAAAGAAGGGGAATTTAATATCGTCCGTAAAGAGTGGCCGATGGGAACGCCCACCGATCACGGGCATATCGTTCTCCCTGACGTCGACAAGGCCGGGCCGATATTCTTTTCCATCATCGAAAAGAATTAA